A region of Sulfuricella denitrificans skB26 DNA encodes the following proteins:
- a CDS encoding 4Fe-4S binding protein, whose product MTNTQQKRLWFQAGFFILFMLAPVFNLFRFDLNVKHFFFLGYNWTLGLDDLLTQKISAGEAALNIILRGGLPILGVIGTGIWISWKYGRLYCGWLCPHFSVVETINSVLRRAIGKQSIWDKHPLPERNANGSITRANPLYWLVVVPLALAFAFTWAVALLTYLLPPVEIYGNLWHGELTGNQARFIGVGTLLFFIEFMFARHLFCRFGCAVGLFQSLAWMGNRKAMVIGFDRKRAESCINCNAACDNVCPMRIKPRSTKRHMFTCTQCGQCANACSQVQAGNPRGTLLKWVNQECALDKSTRDFGHHENIPAHCFGSSQGPDIKTIASLRGEISNNDISLKRTS is encoded by the coding sequence GTGACTAATACTCAGCAAAAGAGACTCTGGTTCCAGGCCGGATTCTTCATTCTGTTCATGCTGGCACCGGTCTTCAATCTGTTCCGCTTCGACCTCAACGTTAAGCACTTCTTCTTCCTAGGCTACAATTGGACGCTAGGGCTAGATGATCTCCTCACCCAGAAAATCAGTGCCGGCGAGGCCGCGCTCAATATCATCCTGCGTGGCGGCCTGCCGATCCTTGGCGTGATCGGCACTGGCATCTGGATTTCGTGGAAATACGGCCGTCTCTACTGCGGCTGGCTGTGCCCGCATTTCTCGGTGGTGGAAACCATTAACAGCGTACTGCGCCGCGCCATCGGCAAGCAGAGCATCTGGGACAAGCACCCCCTGCCGGAACGCAATGCTAACGGCAGCATCACCAGGGCCAACCCCCTTTACTGGCTGGTGGTGGTACCGCTGGCGCTGGCTTTCGCCTTCACTTGGGCGGTGGCGCTGCTTACCTATCTACTGCCGCCGGTCGAGATTTACGGCAACCTGTGGCACGGCGAACTGACTGGCAACCAGGCACGCTTCATCGGCGTCGGCACGCTGCTGTTTTTCATCGAGTTCATGTTTGCGCGCCACCTGTTCTGCCGCTTCGGCTGCGCCGTCGGCCTGTTCCAGTCGCTGGCCTGGATGGGCAACCGCAAGGCAATGGTGATTGGTTTCGACCGCAAGCGCGCCGAATCCTGTATCAACTGTAACGCCGCCTGCGATAACGTCTGCCCGATGCGCATCAAGCCCCGCTCGACCAAGCGCCACATGTTCACCTGCACCCAGTGCGGCCAGTGCGCCAACGCCTGTTCCCAGGTACAGGCCGGCAACCCCAGGGGCACACTACTGAAATGGGTGAACCAGGAATGCGCACTGGACAAATCGACGCGTGATTTCGGCCATCATGAGAACATTCCTGCGCACTGTTTCGGGTCAAGCCAGGGGCCGGACATCAAAACGATCGCCTCGTTACGCGGTGAAATATCGAATAATGATATCTCGTTGAAGAGGACCTCATGA
- the prmC gene encoding peptide chain release factor N(5)-glutamine methyltransferase gives MPATLDTSLRQGTDALGAALNLDPRESRLDAQILLCHALQQPRSWLAAHDRDPFLPEQAAAFSALLQRRLQGEPIAYILGEREFYSLAFKVTPAVLIPRPETELLVELALERLPADDSVRVLDLGTGSGAVAVTLALHRPLAKVIAVDQSSTALEVARENSQRLGAGNLSLIQSDWYSALNGEKFNLIVSNPPYIAAADPHLTQGDVRFEPASALASGEDGLDDIRTIIQGATAHLKSNGWLLFEHGYDQAAACRKLLAQAGFKQVTSCADLAGIERVSYGLWAS, from the coding sequence ATGCCTGCCACTCTGGACACCTCGCTGCGACAGGGCACTGATGCGCTGGGTGCAGCACTGAATCTTGACCCCAGAGAATCCCGCCTCGACGCGCAAATCCTGCTGTGCCACGCACTTCAGCAGCCTCGCTCCTGGCTGGCTGCGCATGACCGTGACCCCTTCCTTCCGGAGCAGGCCGCTGCTTTTTCTGCGCTGCTACAACGCCGCCTCCAGGGCGAACCCATTGCTTACATCCTCGGCGAACGCGAGTTCTATAGCCTTGCTTTCAAGGTCACCCCGGCGGTGCTGATTCCGCGCCCGGAAACCGAGTTGCTGGTGGAACTAGCTCTGGAACGCCTGCCTGCCGACGACTCAGTCCGGGTGCTAGATCTAGGTACCGGCAGTGGCGCTGTGGCTGTGACGCTGGCATTGCACCGTCCCTTGGCAAAAGTCATTGCGGTGGATCAATCCTCTACAGCGCTGGAAGTGGCGCGGGAAAATTCGCAGCGGTTGGGTGCAGGCAATCTGAGTCTGATCCAAAGCGACTGGTACAGCGCCCTGAACGGAGAGAAATTCAACCTGATTGTATCCAACCCACCCTACATCGCTGCTGCCGACCCTCACCTGACGCAGGGCGACGTGCGCTTCGAGCCTGCCTCTGCGCTAGCTTCAGGCGAGGACGGCCTCGACGACATCCGGACTATCATCCAGGGTGCTACAGCCCACCTCAAGTCTAACGGCTGGCTGCTGTTCGAACACGGCTACGATCAAGCGGCGGCGTGCCGCAAACTGCTGGCCCAGGCGGGCTTCAAGCAGGTGACCTCGTGTGCCGACCTGGCTGGCATCGAGCGCGTGAGTTATGGCCTATGGGCATCCTGA
- a CDS encoding hemerythrin domain-containing protein — MDTISSYMTSDHHRCDELFSQAEAAASGKDWSTIATGLQSFLDSMHHHFKMEEEVLFPAFEEHTGMNMGPTQVMRMEHIQMRELFDAMSDAVKQQDRDEFLGQAETLLVMMQQHNMKEEQMLYLMADRALAGEMEVVLQQMRAVGA, encoded by the coding sequence ATGGACACCATCAGCAGTTATATGACCAGCGATCATCATCGCTGCGATGAATTATTCTCGCAGGCGGAAGCAGCTGCTTCCGGCAAGGATTGGAGTACGATCGCTACCGGTTTGCAGAGCTTTCTTGATTCCATGCACCATCATTTCAAGATGGAGGAAGAGGTGCTGTTTCCCGCTTTCGAGGAGCACACCGGCATGAACATGGGGCCGACCCAGGTGATGCGGATGGAGCATATCCAGATGCGCGAATTATTCGATGCCATGTCCGATGCGGTGAAGCAACAGGACCGGGACGAATTTCTGGGTCAGGCTGAAACGCTGCTGGTGATGATGCAGCAGCACAACATGAAGGAAGAGCAGATGCTCTATCTCATGGCCGACCGGGCACTGGCAGGTGAAATGGAAGTGGTGCTGCAACAGATGCGTGCTGTGGGCGCGTAG
- a CDS encoding cytochrome c oxidase subunit 3 family protein, which yields MSTQTPTLDNHKAGTPPGDLAIWFFIFAELLAFGIFFLAYAFARAHNVELFNESQQHLNRESGAVNTVVLITSSYFVVRAVAAIREGLSRQCAHWLAGAIGLGGVFLVIKLFEFHAKFSAGISLSTNTFYMFYLSLTIFHFMHVILGMVILAAVMLKARRGGYSAEHHTGVETGASYWHMVDLLWIILFPLVYVIR from the coding sequence ATGTCTACTCAAACCCCTACCCTGGATAACCACAAGGCCGGCACCCCGCCTGGCGATCTGGCAATCTGGTTTTTCATATTTGCCGAACTGCTGGCATTCGGCATATTTTTTCTTGCTTACGCCTTTGCCCGTGCCCACAACGTCGAGCTATTCAATGAATCGCAGCAGCACCTCAATCGCGAATCCGGCGCCGTCAATACCGTGGTCCTGATCACCAGCAGCTATTTCGTGGTGCGTGCCGTTGCCGCCATCCGCGAAGGGTTGTCGCGCCAGTGCGCCCACTGGCTGGCCGGCGCTATCGGCCTCGGCGGCGTGTTTCTGGTCATCAAGCTGTTCGAGTTTCACGCCAAATTTTCCGCCGGTATCTCGCTCAGCACCAATACCTTCTACATGTTCTACCTATCGCTCACCATCTTCCACTTCATGCACGTTATCCTCGGCATGGTGATTCTGGCTGCGGTGATGCTCAAGGCGCGGCGCGGCGGCTACAGCGCAGAGCACCACACCGGCGTCGAGACCGGTGCTTCCTACTGGCACATGGTGGATCTTCTGTGGATCATCCTATTCCCCCTGGTTTACGTCATTCGTTAA
- a CDS encoding cytochrome C oxidase subunit IV family protein: protein MNNIENQRSQFIRPCTRVWLGLLALTSITYSIGRMELGGTQIVMLVLIITFIKGEMVAGFFMGLRRTSLLWRAIMASWLLIVGGGIAIAYLTGLK from the coding sequence ATGAACAACATCGAAAACCAACGCAGCCAGTTCATCCGTCCCTGCACCCGCGTCTGGCTCGGGCTGCTGGCGCTGACCAGCATCACCTACAGTATCGGCAGGATGGAACTGGGTGGCACGCAAATCGTGATGCTGGTGCTGATCATCACCTTCATCAAGGGCGAAATGGTCGCCGGCTTCTTCATGGGCCTGCGCAGAACCAGCCTGCTGTGGCGCGCCATCATGGCATCCTGGCTGCTGATAGTCGGCGGCGGCATCGCCATCGCCTACCTGACCGGACTCAAATAA
- a CDS encoding TauD/TfdA family dioxygenase, which translates to MQSPFVLENESAYQAWRSRKLEAYPTHLGQILVEINDPRSLTQAEHQAILQVCQKTNMVVYASKTGSDPDKDIPRLLGKRYGLERLNCNMLADDDGLTSLRVVEGGQHHDFIPYSNKPIKWHTDGYYNTPEHQIWGLQLHCVQSSAEGGENALLDHEIAYLLMRDENPGFIRALMQSDAMTIPARVEEDGVARPDAVGPVFSVHPESGDLHMRYTARTRSIVWKQDDLTLAAVAFLEKLLVSDLPFIYRGRLESGMGLVSNNVLHDRAGFNDTPDKKRLLYRARYYDRIAGTGVSEVYGL; encoded by the coding sequence ATGCAGAGCCCATTTGTACTCGAAAATGAAAGTGCTTATCAGGCATGGCGCAGTCGTAAGCTGGAAGCCTACCCTACCCATCTGGGGCAGATTCTGGTCGAAATCAATGACCCGCGCAGCCTGACCCAGGCTGAACATCAGGCGATTCTGCAGGTCTGTCAGAAAACCAATATGGTGGTCTATGCCAGCAAGACCGGCTCCGACCCGGATAAGGACATTCCCCGCCTGCTCGGCAAGCGGTATGGACTGGAGCGGCTGAATTGCAACATGCTCGCCGACGATGATGGACTGACTTCGCTCAGGGTGGTGGAGGGCGGGCAGCACCATGATTTCATCCCCTATTCCAACAAGCCGATCAAGTGGCATACCGATGGCTACTACAATACGCCGGAGCACCAGATATGGGGCTTGCAGCTGCATTGCGTACAGAGCTCGGCGGAAGGTGGCGAAAATGCCTTGCTGGATCATGAGATCGCCTACCTTTTGATGCGCGACGAGAACCCCGGCTTTATCCGTGCCCTGATGCAGTCCGATGCCATGACTATCCCGGCTCGGGTCGAAGAGGATGGCGTGGCCAGGCCGGATGCGGTTGGCCCAGTGTTTTCCGTCCATCCGGAAAGCGGCGACCTGCACATGCGTTACACCGCGCGCACTCGCAGCATCGTGTGGAAGCAGGACGATTTGACCCTGGCGGCGGTCGCCTTTCTGGAAAAACTTCTCGTCAGCGACTTGCCGTTTATTTACCGTGGCCGCCTGGAATCAGGGATGGGGCTGGTCAGCAACAATGTGTTGCACGACCGCGCCGGTTTCAATGACACGCCGGACAAGAAGCGCCTGCTCTACCGCGCGCGCTACTATGACCGGATTGCCGGTACCGGAGTGAGCGAAGTTTACGGTTTATAG
- a CDS encoding cbb3-type cytochrome c oxidase subunit I: MQYQSQAVAKPYFIAAIGLFVGQILFGLIMGLQYVMGDFLFPAIPFNVARMVHTNLLIVWLLFGFMGAAYYIIPEESERELFSPKLALLMFWIFLVAGAATIVGYLMVPYAALAKYTFNDLWPTMGREFLEQPLPTKLGIVVVALAMLFNITMTVLKGRKTSISIVLLMGLWGLAVFFLFSFYNPSNLVLDKYFWWWTVHLWVEGVWELILGALLAFVLIKVTGVDREIIEKWLYLIIAMTLITGIVGMGHHYFWIGTPEYWQWFGSVFSALEPIPFFMMTVFAFNMVNRRRREHPNKAATLWALGTGVMSFLGAGVWGFLHTLAPVNFYTHGTQITAAHGHMAFYGAYVMVVLTIISYAMPMMRGRAANSEKSQVLEMWSFWLMTVSIVFITLFLTAAGILQVWLQRVSTSPLGFMAAQDQITLFYWMREFTGLVFLTGLVLYIISFFVGGESKEAA; encoded by the coding sequence ATGCAATATCAATCTCAAGCGGTAGCGAAGCCCTACTTCATCGCTGCCATTGGCCTATTCGTCGGACAGATTCTGTTCGGCCTGATCATGGGCCTGCAATACGTAATGGGAGACTTCCTGTTCCCGGCCATTCCCTTCAACGTTGCCCGCATGGTGCATACCAACTTGCTGATCGTGTGGCTGCTGTTCGGCTTCATGGGTGCGGCCTACTACATCATCCCGGAAGAATCGGAACGCGAGTTGTTCAGCCCCAAGCTGGCACTGCTCATGTTCTGGATTTTCTTGGTCGCCGGTGCGGCAACCATCGTCGGTTATCTGATGGTTCCTTACGCCGCTCTGGCCAAGTACACCTTCAACGACTTGTGGCCGACGATGGGGCGCGAGTTCCTGGAACAGCCACTACCCACTAAGTTGGGTATCGTGGTCGTGGCGCTGGCAATGCTCTTCAACATCACCATGACCGTGCTGAAAGGCCGCAAGACCTCGATCAGTATCGTTCTGCTGATGGGCTTGTGGGGCTTGGCGGTGTTCTTCCTGTTCTCCTTCTACAACCCCTCTAATCTGGTGCTGGACAAGTACTTCTGGTGGTGGACCGTGCATCTCTGGGTGGAAGGCGTGTGGGAACTGATCCTCGGCGCGTTGCTGGCTTTCGTCCTGATCAAGGTGACGGGTGTTGACCGCGAAATCATCGAGAAGTGGCTGTACCTGATCATTGCCATGACCCTGATCACCGGCATCGTCGGCATGGGCCACCACTACTTCTGGATCGGTACGCCTGAGTACTGGCAATGGTTTGGCTCGGTGTTCTCCGCACTGGAACCGATTCCTTTCTTCATGATGACCGTGTTTGCGTTCAACATGGTAAATCGTCGCCGTCGCGAGCATCCCAACAAGGCTGCCACGCTTTGGGCCCTGGGCACTGGCGTGATGTCGTTCCTCGGTGCCGGCGTGTGGGGCTTCCTGCACACCCTGGCTCCCGTGAACTTCTACACTCACGGCACCCAGATCACTGCTGCCCACGGCCACATGGCATTCTACGGCGCGTATGTGATGGTAGTTCTGACCATCATCTCCTACGCCATGCCGATGATGCGCGGACGTGCTGCCAACAGCGAAAAGTCCCAGGTACTGGAAATGTGGTCGTTCTGGCTGATGACCGTCTCTATCGTGTTCATCACCCTGTTCCTGACCGCAGCCGGCATCCTGCAAGTGTGGCTGCAACGCGTGTCCACCTCACCGCTTGGTTTCATGGCGGCGCAGGATCAGATCACGCTGTTCTACTGGATGCGTGAGTTCACTGGACTGGTCTTCCTGACCGGCCTGGTTCTCTACATCATCAGTTTCTTTGTTGGAGGCGAAAGCAAGGAAGCCGCTTAA
- a CDS encoding DUF2249 domain-containing protein yields the protein MSHNCANIISPDMLYPFDARGVAKRFRHAAIFGALDSLHPGETMRFVNDHDPLPLLAQLMERYGDAIAIVYVAREPGQIVIDFSRK from the coding sequence ATGTCTCACAATTGTGCCAACATCATCTCCCCAGACATGCTCTACCCATTCGACGCTCGCGGCGTTGCAAAACGCTTCCGCCACGCAGCCATCTTCGGTGCTCTGGATTCGCTGCATCCAGGCGAAACCATGCGCTTCGTCAACGACCACGACCCACTACCGCTGCTGGCTCAATTGATGGAGCGCTACGGTGACGCCATAGCAATTGTGTACGTCGCCCGCGAACCCGGCCAGATCGTGATTGATTTCAGCCGCAAGTAA
- a CDS encoding bifunctional diguanylate cyclase/phosphodiesterase has protein sequence MKETVLAPKDLLVVLLVLLFSLSLTFWGWHQAKQDEIASAQKIFQIRADEVKTAIEKRMETYIQVMRGGAGLFDASVSVDREEWRVYVQKLNLNTNYPGLQTLGYHQLVSRKDKASHENTVRAEGFPSYAIHPAGQRPEYSPLVFTEPFAEMNLKAFGYDAYAESKRRAALETARDTGQATASAKITLLLQDGKLKPQPGFIMAYPIYRHGQPTATTEQRRAALTGYIVATFRMADLMAGILGTGQPTIDMHIFDGTELSPENQLYDSDQANSYKSSFNTRKNATIGGRTWTLLFSSLPAFDAALDHQRPHTLLLFGVMVSLLLAALTWALIAARTMVTARANALDRMQQAMQALKENETLLDNIVENIPISVFVKDPKDEFRVIRWNKASESIFSLPRERVLGRNAYDNWPREQAEFYQACDEQAMREGQIVDVPIEASTSGIATIYLHTQKLPLFDAEGNPSHLLVICDDITERKRTEDQLRLAAQVFENSGEGILVTDQDNCIISVNRAFTTITGYSEQEVIGADPKILSSGQQNKEFYKLMWATLLESGQWSGEIWDRRKDGEIYPKWLTVSTIKNDAGQVVNYIGSFSDITERKAAEARIRFLAEHDGLTRLPNRMLFQDRLKQAVAHAGRRQERLALMFIDLDHFKNINDSLGHNIGDQLLQAVAKRLIQNVREGDTVSRQGGDEFIILLPDLENADDAVLVAEKLLTAVRQPYQFDGQEVNISFSIGISLYPDDSRDMNELRRQADAAMYQAKQDGRNTYRLFTRR, from the coding sequence ATGAAGGAGACCGTCCTGGCACCTAAAGATTTGCTGGTGGTCTTGCTGGTTCTTCTTTTTTCTCTGTCTTTGACCTTCTGGGGCTGGCACCAGGCCAAACAGGACGAAATCGCTAGCGCACAGAAGATTTTTCAAATCCGCGCGGACGAAGTCAAAACTGCAATTGAAAAGCGCATGGAAACCTACATACAGGTGATGCGTGGCGGAGCTGGCCTGTTTGATGCATCCGTCTCAGTCGATCGGGAAGAATGGCGCGTCTACGTCCAGAAACTTAATCTGAACACCAACTACCCTGGCCTGCAGACGTTGGGCTACCACCAACTTGTCAGCAGAAAAGACAAGGCATCACACGAAAATACCGTGCGTGCGGAAGGCTTTCCCAGCTATGCCATTCATCCTGCCGGGCAACGTCCCGAATACTCCCCCCTGGTATTCACCGAGCCTTTTGCGGAAATGAATCTCAAGGCATTCGGATATGATGCCTATGCAGAATCGAAGCGCCGTGCCGCCCTGGAAACCGCACGCGACACGGGGCAAGCAACTGCCAGCGCAAAAATCACGCTATTGCTGCAGGATGGAAAGCTGAAGCCACAACCCGGTTTTATCATGGCCTATCCCATTTACCGGCATGGCCAACCCACTGCGACCACAGAACAACGCCGCGCCGCCCTTACTGGCTACATTGTTGCGACTTTCCGCATGGCCGACCTGATGGCAGGCATTCTTGGCACAGGCCAACCCACGATCGACATGCATATTTTTGACGGCACCGAACTCTCTCCGGAAAACCAGCTTTACGACAGCGACCAGGCAAACAGTTATAAAAGCAGTTTCAATACCCGCAAAAATGCCACCATCGGGGGTCGAACCTGGACGCTGCTGTTTTCCTCTCTGCCCGCCTTCGATGCCGCCCTGGATCATCAGCGGCCACATACGCTACTCTTATTTGGCGTTATGGTCAGCCTGCTGCTGGCCGCACTGACATGGGCACTGATTGCCGCCCGCACGATGGTGACAGCACGCGCCAATGCGCTAGACAGAATGCAGCAAGCCATGCAGGCCCTGAAGGAAAATGAAACCCTGCTGGACAACATTGTGGAAAATATCCCCATTTCGGTCTTCGTCAAAGACCCCAAGGACGAATTCCGCGTTATCCGCTGGAACAAGGCATCGGAATCTATTTTCAGCTTGCCGCGGGAGCGTGTGCTGGGGCGAAACGCCTATGACAACTGGCCGCGGGAACAGGCCGAGTTTTACCAAGCCTGTGACGAGCAAGCCATGCGGGAAGGGCAAATTGTGGACGTTCCCATCGAAGCCAGTACTTCCGGCATTGCCACCATTTACCTCCACACCCAAAAACTGCCGTTGTTCGACGCCGAAGGCAACCCATCCCACCTGCTTGTGATTTGCGATGACATTACCGAGCGCAAGCGCACCGAAGACCAACTGCGTCTTGCTGCCCAGGTATTTGAAAACAGCGGTGAAGGTATCCTGGTCACCGACCAGGATAACTGTATTATTTCGGTCAACCGGGCCTTCACCACCATCACCGGATATTCGGAACAGGAAGTCATCGGCGCCGATCCAAAAATTCTCAGTTCAGGACAGCAAAACAAAGAATTCTATAAGCTGATGTGGGCAACTCTTCTCGAGTCCGGCCAGTGGAGCGGTGAAATATGGGACCGGCGAAAAGATGGAGAAATCTATCCCAAATGGCTCACGGTCAGCACCATCAAGAATGATGCGGGCCAGGTAGTCAATTACATCGGCTCTTTTTCCGATATCACCGAACGCAAGGCTGCCGAAGCACGTATCCGCTTTCTTGCGGAGCACGATGGGCTTACCCGCCTGCCCAACCGCATGCTGTTTCAGGACCGGTTAAAGCAGGCCGTCGCACATGCCGGACGAAGGCAGGAGCGCCTGGCATTGATGTTCATCGACCTTGATCATTTCAAGAATATCAATGACTCACTCGGCCACAATATTGGCGACCAGTTGTTGCAAGCCGTGGCAAAACGGCTCATTCAGAACGTGCGCGAGGGAGACACGGTGAGCCGACAGGGCGGAGATGAATTCATCATCCTGCTTCCAGATCTCGAAAATGCAGATGATGCGGTCTTGGTGGCAGAGAAACTGCTCACAGCAGTACGGCAGCCCTACCAGTTCGATGGCCAGGAGGTCAATATCAGCTTCAGCATCGGCATCAGCCTTTACCCGGATGACAGCCGTGACATGAATGAGCTGAGAAGGCAGGCCGACGCGGCGATGTATCAGGCAAAGCAGGACGGGCGCAACACTTACCGTCTTTTCACTCGGAGATAA
- a CDS encoding putative iron-sulfur cluster-binding metallochaperone, whose protein sequence is MTDCCSSPKCTIPHPNKHRCPVNGKEYAEVPEKTVIHHIKQVWQQEPGSCRYFFCDDSACDVVYFGDDDSVVLKSQLRTLVGAKEASNDALVCYCFGVTKADALRDSKARDYVVSRTKQGLCSCETSNPSGRCCLKGFPRSKDSE, encoded by the coding sequence ATGACTGATTGTTGCTCTTCCCCAAAATGCACAATACCTCATCCGAATAAGCATCGGTGTCCGGTCAACGGCAAGGAATATGCCGAAGTCCCGGAGAAAACTGTTATCCACCACATAAAGCAGGTGTGGCAACAGGAACCTGGAAGCTGTCGCTACTTTTTTTGCGATGATTCGGCTTGTGATGTCGTCTATTTCGGGGACGATGATTCCGTTGTCCTGAAATCACAGCTCAGAACCTTGGTTGGCGCCAAGGAGGCGTCGAATGATGCACTCGTCTGCTATTGCTTCGGGGTAACAAAAGCGGATGCGTTGCGCGACTCCAAGGCAAGGGATTATGTTGTCTCCCGGACAAAACAGGGACTTTGCTCATGCGAGACAAGCAATCCTTCTGGACGTTGCTGCCTAAAAGGTTTTCCCCGCAGTAAGGACTCTGAATAA
- a CDS encoding CbbQ/NirQ/NorQ/GpvN family protein: MSNVPFYKPHSNEIELFEHAYSNQLPLLIKGPTGCGKTRFVAHMAAKLNRPLYTVACHDDLTAADLVGRHLIGDGRTYWSDGPLSRAVREGGICYLDEVVEARKDTTVVLHPLSDDRRILPIERTGEILQAPPEFMLVVSYNPGYQNFLKGMKPSTRQRFVSLRFDFPESALEQEILIGETGADAMLAKRLVNLANALRALKEHDLEEAASTRLLVYAATLIGSGFDPVDACRAAMVETLTDDVETADALMEIVHASFGR; the protein is encoded by the coding sequence ATGAGTAACGTGCCATTCTACAAACCGCACAGCAATGAAATCGAATTGTTCGAACACGCTTACAGCAACCAGCTGCCATTGCTGATAAAGGGGCCGACCGGCTGCGGCAAAACGCGCTTCGTCGCGCACATGGCAGCCAAACTCAACCGGCCGCTATACACCGTAGCCTGCCATGATGACCTGACAGCCGCCGACCTGGTCGGACGCCATCTGATTGGTGACGGCCGAACTTACTGGAGCGATGGCCCGTTGTCACGAGCAGTGCGCGAAGGAGGAATCTGTTATCTGGACGAGGTGGTGGAGGCACGCAAAGACACGACAGTCGTCCTGCACCCTCTTTCCGACGATAGGCGCATCCTGCCGATCGAGCGCACCGGAGAAATTTTGCAAGCGCCGCCGGAGTTCATGCTGGTGGTGTCGTACAACCCCGGCTACCAGAACTTTCTGAAAGGGATGAAGCCGAGCACGCGCCAGCGCTTCGTTTCCCTGCGCTTCGACTTTCCAGAAAGTGCGCTGGAGCAGGAAATTCTGATCGGTGAAACCGGCGCCGATGCGATGCTGGCGAAGCGTCTGGTCAACCTCGCCAACGCCCTGCGCGCGCTCAAGGAGCACGATCTGGAGGAGGCTGCCAGCACGCGCCTGCTGGTCTATGCCGCGACCCTGATCGGCAGCGGCTTCGACCCGGTGGATGCGTGCCGAGCAGCGATGGTGGAAACCCTGACTGACGATGTAGAAACCGCCGATGCATTGATGGAGATTGTCCATGCCAGTTTCGGAAGATAG
- a CDS encoding DUF2249 domain-containing protein produces MSQERVLDVRGLEPPEPLERVLDAVATLQPGERVRMIHHREPCLLYPLLSKRGFNHLAEAKSEDHHEILIWRKGDAAAAPYGLQE; encoded by the coding sequence ATGAGTCAGGAGCGCGTGCTGGATGTCCGCGGGCTGGAGCCGCCCGAGCCGCTGGAAAGGGTGCTGGACGCTGTTGCAACGCTGCAGCCAGGCGAACGTGTGCGCATGATCCATCACCGCGAACCCTGTTTGCTCTACCCGCTGCTGTCGAAACGGGGGTTTAACCATCTGGCCGAAGCCAAGTCGGAAGATCATCACGAGATTCTGATCTGGCGCAAGGGGGATGCGGCTGCTGCGCCCTATGGCCTGCAGGAATGA
- a CDS encoding c-type cytochrome: MSQAFTKSMARNIFFGGSTFFFLLLVALTFDTMQVLPKRDHRENITPAVERGKLVWEKNNCIGCHTLLGEGAYYAPELGNVYARRGGGEFIKAWIKSRPAEGTPGNRRQMPQFNLTDQELDDMVAFLKWTGEINTAKWPPNIEG, from the coding sequence ATGAGCCAAGCATTTACCAAGTCAATGGCGCGAAACATTTTTTTCGGGGGATCAACATTTTTTTTCCTGCTCCTCGTCGCCCTGACTTTTGACACCATGCAGGTTCTGCCGAAGCGAGACCACCGGGAAAACATCACACCCGCAGTGGAGCGCGGCAAATTGGTATGGGAAAAGAACAACTGCATCGGTTGTCACACACTACTCGGTGAAGGCGCCTACTACGCGCCAGAGCTCGGTAATGTCTACGCACGGCGTGGTGGCGGTGAATTCATCAAGGCCTGGATCAAGAGCCGCCCCGCCGAAGGCACACCAGGCAACCGTCGCCAGATGCCCCAATTCAACCTGACCGATCAGGAACTGGATGACATGGTGGCATTCCTTAAGTGGACCGGTGAAATCAACACCGCCAAATGGCCGCCGAACATCGAAGGTTAA
- a CDS encoding hemerythrin domain-containing protein — translation MKRHSALQPLSREHHGALVLALACTRAANSGSAEKIHAACERVARQFNTDLEPHFHQEEEALLPLLRDAGQDELVRRTLDDHARLRAMAKALCGRDTLCLGEFGKTLSDHVRFEEQELFPTTEQVVPNELLMAALGAD, via the coding sequence ATGAAACGTCACTCCGCCCTGCAACCTCTCTCCCGCGAACATCATGGTGCACTGGTCCTGGCGCTGGCATGCACGCGCGCAGCAAATTCCGGCAGCGCTGAAAAAATCCACGCCGCCTGTGAACGGGTAGCACGTCAATTCAACACCGATCTGGAGCCGCACTTTCATCAGGAGGAGGAAGCCCTGCTCCCACTGTTGCGGGACGCCGGCCAGGACGAACTGGTTCGCCGCACCCTGGATGACCATGCACGACTGCGCGCCATGGCGAAGGCGTTGTGTGGCCGCGATACGCTCTGCCTGGGAGAGTTTGGCAAGACACTGTCCGACCACGTCCGCTTTGAGGAGCAGGAACTGTTTCCGACCACCGAACAGGTGGTGCCAAATGAGCTGCTCATGGCTGCCCTGGGCGCAGACTGA